Proteins encoded within one genomic window of Diceros bicornis minor isolate mBicDic1 chromosome X, mDicBic1.mat.cur, whole genome shotgun sequence:
- the ERAS gene encoding GTPase ERas, with protein MAQPTKPSKFDLGLGTWSLSSQEKSHRAQTPPRAVGKQLPEYKAVVVGASGVGKSALTIQLNHECFVEDYDPTIQDSYWKEMALGQGSCILNVLDTAGQPIHKALRDQCVAVGDGVLGVFALDDPSSLTQLQQMRATWGPHHTRPLVLVGNKCDLVTTSGDARAAAAALAKSWGAPFVETSAKTRQGVEEAFTLLIHEIQRVQEAMAKEAMARPRGVKARHQKAKCHCGCCVA; from the coding sequence ATGGCGCAGCCAACAAAGCCTAGCAAGTTTGATCTGGGCCTGGGCACGTGGAGCCTTAGCTCCCaggagaagagccacagggctcagACCCCCCCCAGGGCTGTTGGCAAGCAGCTGCCCGAGTACAAGGCGGTGGTGGTGGGCGCGAGCGGCGTGGGCAAGAGTGCGCTGACCATCCAGCTGAACCACGAGTGCTTCGTAGAAGACTATGACCCCACGATCCAGGATTCCTACTGGAAGGAGATGGCCCTGGGCCAAGGGAGCTGCATTCTGAATGTGCTGGACACGGCAGGGCAGCCCATTCATAAGGCCCTGCGTGACCAGTGCGTGGCTGTTGGGGATGGTGTGCTGGGTGTCTTCGCCCTTGATGACCCTTCGTCTCTAACCCAGCTCCAGCAGATGCGGGCCACCTGGGGCCCTCACCACACTCGACCCCTCGTCCTTGTGGGCAACAAGTGTGACCTCGTGACCACCTCCGGAGATGCTCGTGCAGCTGCTGCAGCCCTCGCGAAGAGCTGGGGGGCCCCCTTCGTGGAGACCTCAGCCAAAACACGGCAAGGTGTAGAGGAGGCCTTTACCCTGCTCATCCATGAGATCCAAAGGGTCCAGGAGGCCATGGCAAAGGAGGCCATGGCACGGCCAAGGGGGGTGAAGGCCCGGCACCAGAAGGCCAAGTGCCACTGTGGCTGCTGTGTGGCCTGA